The proteins below are encoded in one region of Oryzias melastigma strain HK-1 linkage group LG9, ASM292280v2, whole genome shotgun sequence:
- the pggt1b gene encoding geranylgeranyl transferase type-1 subunit beta gives MAEEEKHLEEFEQIDFLKDRHVRFFQRTLQVLPERYASLETTRLSIVFFALSGLDVLESLDVIDKDLIIEWIYSQQVLPTDNKSNLGRCGFRGSSHIGIPYSTKGPGVLHPYDSGHVAMTYTGLCSLLILGDDLSRVNKQGCLAGLRALQLEDGSFYSVPEGSENDIRFIYCAACICFMLDDWSGMNIQKAIEYIRGSLSYDNGFGQGAGRESHGGWTYCAIASLCLMGRLEEALSPRELDRIRRWCIMRQQSGFHGRPNKPVDTCYSFWVGATLELLGVFRYTNFEKNRNFILSTQDRLVGGFAKWPDSHPDPLHAYFGLCGLSLIGEPNLRKVHPALNITQRAFQHLQQLHQTWRNTTDQQH, from the exons ATGGCGGAAGAAGAGAAACATTTAGAAGAATTTGAGCAAATAGACTTCCTAAAAGACCGACATGTGCGGTTTTTCCAGCGAACACTTCAAGTGCTACCGGAAAGATACGCGTCGTTGGAAACAACAAG attATCTATAGTATTTTTTGCCCTGTCTGGTCTCGATGTCCTGGAATCCCTTGATGTAATTGATAAGGACCTTATAATTGAGTGGATTTACTCACAGCAAGTTCTGCCCACAGACAACA AGTCAAACCTGGGTCGTTGTGGGTTTCGAGGATCATCGCATATTGGTATTCCTTACAGCACTAAG GGTCCAGGTGTGCTCCATCCCTATGACAGTGGACATGTAGCCATGACGTACACCGGGCTATGCTCGCTGTTGATCCTCGGCGATGATCTTAGTCGAGTTAACAAGCAGGGCTGTCTGGCTGGTCTCAGAGCTCTGCAGCTGGAGGACGGAAG TTTCTATTCAGTGCCAGAAGGAAGTGAAAACGACATTCGGTTCATCTACTGCGCAGCTTGTATTTGCTTCATGCTGGATGACTGGTCAGGCATGAACATTCAAAAGGCCATCGAGTACATTCGAGGTAGTTTG TCGTATGACAATGGTTTTGGCCAGGGAGCCGGAAGAGAATCTCATG GCGGTTGGACATACTGCGCCATCGCCTCACTGTGTCTCATGGGTCGGCTGGAGGAGGCTCTGAGTCCACGGGAACTGGACCGGATCCGGCGCTGGTGCATCATGAGGCAGCAAAGCGGTTTCCATGGACGACCAAACAAGCCTGTAGACACATGTTACTCCTTCTGGGTGGGAGCCACTCTAGAG TTGTTGGGTGTTTTTCGATACACCAACTTTGAAAAGAACAGAAACTTCATCCTCTCCACACAAGACCGGCTGGTTGGAGGCTTTGCCAAGTGGCCCGATAGCCATCCAG ATCCTCTTCATGCCTACTTTGGGCTGTGCGGTCTGTCTCTGATTGGAGAGCCCAATCTGAGGAAGGTCCACCCAGCTCTCAACATCACCCAGAGGGCCTTTCAGcacctccagcagctgcatcaGACATGGAGGAACACCACTGACCAGCAGCACTGA
- the LOC112147964 gene encoding coiled-coil domain-containing protein 112 isoform X2, whose protein sequence is MSDYPKIVIEEGEEPRIQQGCSPAHCDDKARKQRVVLFLREAEKNRILIEKLGNERTLKCKKYGWTDVCGDLEEYENRLEKERNAERAGLQKQLMKIQNDVRKFQSHLTDVKPTPELIERLKDIMSDLETSINSLKEEQRSCFEEYLKEEMIVRLEISAYEKKIENWSLPLKSNPKIHTASHTKIKLHNRDLPAEVRAPEDFLQKTGGPNGGWDQCDHQVFLRIWTKHGGQTSYRNEAKLHLPDKTAEEIKQHEGWHLELLSLQDQKKKAIQLWKASKQRENQTRKHNQEETEKTQRADEEARILAEMHRSKEERREVARQLEKWREEKKRKEEQEEEQRVAKEIQRRKLEKENCRRQMEVKLAVVEQLKMRREVEEEEARRRREEEQKETEERRREAAKVIKLFQERDLRKVEAKLHEKHLREKEEEDRQEKIASKLKEKVNEHISRDPSRLIRPTKGWQERMKHIGPSGNGPLLQMFHKAVPTWRQGL, encoded by the exons ATGAGTGATTACCCTAAAATTGTTATT GAGGAGGGAGAAGAACCCAGGATCCAGCAAGGATGTTCCCCAGCACATTGTGACGACAAGGCGCGCAAACAGAGAGTCGTGCTTTTTCTGCGAGAAGCTGAGAAGAACAGGATACT GATTGAAAAGTTGGGGAACGAGAGGACACTGAAGTGCAAAAAGTATGGCTGGACAGATGTGTGTGGAGACCTTGAGGAGTACGAGAACAGACTGGAGAAAGAGAGAAATGCTGAAC GGGCGGGTCTTCAAAAGCAGCTCATGAAAATTCAGAACGATGTGCGAAAATTCCAGAGTCATCTAACTGATGTGAAGCCAACTCCAGAGT TGATTGAAAGGCTTAAAGACATCATGTCAGATTTGGAAACCtcaataaattctttaaaggaGGAGCAGCGTTCATG tTTTGAGGAGTATTTGAAAGAGGAGATGATAGTCCGACTGGAGATCTCTGCttatgaaaagaaaattgaaaactgGAGTCTTCCTTTAAAGTCAAATCCTAAGATACACACAGCCTCCCATACTAAG ATTAAACTCCACAACAGAGACCTCCCAGCTGAGGTCAGAGCACCAGAGGATTTCCTGCAGAAGACAGGAGGTCCTAATGGAGGATGGGATCAATGTGACCACCAAGTCTTTTTAAGA ATCTGGACGAAGCACGGTGGACAAACGTCCTACAGGAACGAGGCCAAACTGCACCTACCAGACAAAACAGCGGAGGAGATAAAACAGCATGAGGGCTGGCACCTAGAGCTGCTCTCGCTTCaggatcaaaagaaaaaa GCCATTCAGCTTTGGAAAGCTAGTAAACAACGAGAAAATCAAACGAGGAAACACAACCAGGAGGAAactgagaaaacacaaagagcCGACGAGGAGGCGAGGATCCTGGCTGAGATGCATAG GTCTAAAGAGGAAAGGAGAGAAGTAGCACGGCAACTGGAGAAGTGgagagaggagaagaagaggaaagaGGAACAAGAAGAGGAACAAAGAGTTGCGAAGGAGattcaaagaagaaaactaGAGAAG gaGAATTGTCGTCGGCAGATGGAGGTGAAACTAGCCGTAGTAGAGCAGCTGAAAATGAGGAGAGaagtggaggaggaagaagcgAGGAGAAGGAGAGAGGAGGAACAGAAAGAAACAGAGGAGAGAAGAAGAGAGGCTGCAAAGGTCATTAAACTATTTCAGGAAAGG GATCTTCGCAAGGTGGAAGCAAAGCTCCACGagaaacatttaagagaaaaagaagaagaggacagACAAGAAAAAATTGCTTCCAAACTAAAAGAGAAG gtTAATGAACATATCAGCAGAGACCCCTCCAGGTTAATTCGTCCTACTAAAGGTTGGCAAGAGCGAATGAAACACATTGGGCCATCAGGAAATGGACCTCTCCTTCAAATGTTTCACAA AGCTGTTCCTACTTGGAGGCAAGGCCTGTGA
- the LOC112147964 gene encoding coiled-coil domain-containing protein 112 isoform X1, translated as MAVLATCGCDDELFSEEGEEPRIQQGCSPAHCDDKARKQRVVLFLREAEKNRILIEKLGNERTLKCKKYGWTDVCGDLEEYENRLEKERNAERAGLQKQLMKIQNDVRKFQSHLTDVKPTPELIERLKDIMSDLETSINSLKEEQRSCFEEYLKEEMIVRLEISAYEKKIENWSLPLKSNPKIHTASHTKIKLHNRDLPAEVRAPEDFLQKTGGPNGGWDQCDHQVFLRIWTKHGGQTSYRNEAKLHLPDKTAEEIKQHEGWHLELLSLQDQKKKAIQLWKASKQRENQTRKHNQEETEKTQRADEEARILAEMHRSKEERREVARQLEKWREEKKRKEEQEEEQRVAKEIQRRKLEKENCRRQMEVKLAVVEQLKMRREVEEEEARRRREEEQKETEERRREAAKVIKLFQERDLRKVEAKLHEKHLREKEEEDRQEKIASKLKEKVNEHISRDPSRLIRPTKGWQERMKHIGPSGNGPLLQMFHKAVPTWRQGL; from the exons ATGGCCGTCCTAGCAACCTGTGGTTGTGACGACGAACTCTTCTCG GAGGAGGGAGAAGAACCCAGGATCCAGCAAGGATGTTCCCCAGCACATTGTGACGACAAGGCGCGCAAACAGAGAGTCGTGCTTTTTCTGCGAGAAGCTGAGAAGAACAGGATACT GATTGAAAAGTTGGGGAACGAGAGGACACTGAAGTGCAAAAAGTATGGCTGGACAGATGTGTGTGGAGACCTTGAGGAGTACGAGAACAGACTGGAGAAAGAGAGAAATGCTGAAC GGGCGGGTCTTCAAAAGCAGCTCATGAAAATTCAGAACGATGTGCGAAAATTCCAGAGTCATCTAACTGATGTGAAGCCAACTCCAGAGT TGATTGAAAGGCTTAAAGACATCATGTCAGATTTGGAAACCtcaataaattctttaaaggaGGAGCAGCGTTCATG tTTTGAGGAGTATTTGAAAGAGGAGATGATAGTCCGACTGGAGATCTCTGCttatgaaaagaaaattgaaaactgGAGTCTTCCTTTAAAGTCAAATCCTAAGATACACACAGCCTCCCATACTAAG ATTAAACTCCACAACAGAGACCTCCCAGCTGAGGTCAGAGCACCAGAGGATTTCCTGCAGAAGACAGGAGGTCCTAATGGAGGATGGGATCAATGTGACCACCAAGTCTTTTTAAGA ATCTGGACGAAGCACGGTGGACAAACGTCCTACAGGAACGAGGCCAAACTGCACCTACCAGACAAAACAGCGGAGGAGATAAAACAGCATGAGGGCTGGCACCTAGAGCTGCTCTCGCTTCaggatcaaaagaaaaaa GCCATTCAGCTTTGGAAAGCTAGTAAACAACGAGAAAATCAAACGAGGAAACACAACCAGGAGGAAactgagaaaacacaaagagcCGACGAGGAGGCGAGGATCCTGGCTGAGATGCATAG GTCTAAAGAGGAAAGGAGAGAAGTAGCACGGCAACTGGAGAAGTGgagagaggagaagaagaggaaagaGGAACAAGAAGAGGAACAAAGAGTTGCGAAGGAGattcaaagaagaaaactaGAGAAG gaGAATTGTCGTCGGCAGATGGAGGTGAAACTAGCCGTAGTAGAGCAGCTGAAAATGAGGAGAGaagtggaggaggaagaagcgAGGAGAAGGAGAGAGGAGGAACAGAAAGAAACAGAGGAGAGAAGAAGAGAGGCTGCAAAGGTCATTAAACTATTTCAGGAAAGG GATCTTCGCAAGGTGGAAGCAAAGCTCCACGagaaacatttaagagaaaaagaagaagaggacagACAAGAAAAAATTGCTTCCAAACTAAAAGAGAAG gtTAATGAACATATCAGCAGAGACCCCTCCAGGTTAATTCGTCCTACTAAAGGTTGGCAAGAGCGAATGAAACACATTGGGCCATCAGGAAATGGACCTCTCCTTCAAATGTTTCACAA AGCTGTTCCTACTTGGAGGCAAGGCCTGTGA